A region of the Frankiales bacterium genome:
ATGCACAAGCGCCGCGTGACCGGGGCCACAACCCCGTAACCGCTGTCATGCGGGAGGGCCGATCCGGGCCCGCGCGCGGGGGTCGGCCGGGCCGGTCCGGCCCACCCCTGACGAGGCGTGTGACCCGGCGTCGGCCCCACGCGGAGCGGGTGCAGCGACGTGGCCGGCGGGGGCTCGGGCGGCCCCCGGACGCAGGAACGCCCGCCCCGTGACCGGGGCGGGCGTTCCGACGAGCGAGAAGATCAGAGAGCGCGGACGTTCTCCGCCTGCGGGCCCTTCTGGCCCTGACCGATCTCGAACTCCACGCGCTGGTTCTCCTCCAGGGAGCGGTAGCCCGTCCCCTGGATCGCCGAGAAGTGCACGAACACGTCCGTGTCACTGCCGTCGGGGGAGATGAAGCCGAAGCCCTTCTCCGCGTTGAACCACTTCACAGTGCCCTGCGCCATACCTGTTGTCTCCTCATGGGGACGGTGCGGATCGGGCCCTTTGCCCGGTCCGGGTTGCTTCCCGTCGTTGTGTCAGACCTGCCCATGGGGACGTGTCTAGCGCGGTCACGAAGCGGCGGGCCGCGTCGGCAACCAGTACGAACGAAAGTGCTGCAACCGCGAGGAGCATACCCATGAGGAGGGGGATGCACCATGCCTCTGACCTGCGTCGCGCGTGGCGACGTCCCCCCGCCGGACGCCGGTAGCGTCGGGCCATGACCGACGCCCCGCACCCGGTGGGCCGCGCCCACCAGATCGAGCTGCCGCCCGAGCACGTCGTCGGCGTGCCCGCGGACTACGCCTCCGTGTGGCACACCACCGAGTCCCTCGTCATCGACTTCCTCGCCGCGCGGGGGCCCGCGGCCATGGCCGAGCACGAGGGGGAGCCCGTCCTGGTGCAGGACCTCGTCGTGAGCGCCCGGGTCCGGATGCCGCCCACGCACGTGATCGAGCTGATGAAGGCGCTCGAGCGCCAGCTCTCCCTGTGGGAGACCGAGACCGGACGGCGGCCGCCGGTCGACCCGGACCTGCCCGACCTCTGACGGGACCGGGGTCGCTCCCCGCCCCGCGCCTCCCCCGGCCCGCGCACCGGCCGGCCCCGCCTCGGGGGGGGTGAGGCGGGGCCGGCCGGCCGGACCCTTCGTCTGGGGGCGCGTGCGGGTCCGATCGGTGTGGAACCGCCGTCCGCGGTCCTGGGGGTGGGGTCCCGGCGGGCGCCGGGCGGCAAGGGGGGATGCCGTTCCGCGCGGACGGTCGTTCATTTGTACGCAGTACGTCGGCCCCGAACCTCTCGGGAGCCTCACCGGGCCGTCCGGCGCCGCTCAGGATCCGGCCGTCCGCGCTCCTGACCCACGGGTCAGCAGTCGCGTACTCTCGCGGCCATGGCCGCCCCGTCACTGCCGTCCCGGGCCCGCGTCGTCGTCATCGGCGGAGGCGTCATCGGGACCTCGGTCGCCTACCACCTCGCCGAGATGGGCTGGACCGACGTCGTGCTTCTCGAGCGCGACCGGCTCACCTCCGGCACCACGTGGCACGCCGCCGGGCTCATGGTCACCTTCGGCTCGACCTCGGAGACCTCGACCGAGTTCCGCAAGTACACCCGCGACCTGTACTCGCGGCTGGAGGCGGAGACCGGCCAGTCGACCGGGTTCATGCCCGTCGGCTTCATCGAGCTGGCCACCGACGCGGGCCGGCTCGAGGAGTACCGCCGGGTCTCGGCGTTCAACCGGTACTGCGGTGTCGACGTCCACGAGATCTCGCCACGCGAGGTGCTCGACCTGTTCCCGCTCGCCCGGGTCGACGACGTCCTGGCCGGGTTCTACGTGGCCGAGGACGGCCGGGCCAACCCGGTCGACGTCACGATGGCGCTGGCCAAGGGCGCCCGCATGAAGGGCGCCACCATCGTCGAGGGCGTCTCGGTCACCGGCGTCACGACGCACCGCGGTGCCGTCACGGGCGTGACCACGACCGCCGGCGACATCGAGGCCGAGTACGTCGTCAACTGCGCCGGCATGTGGGCGCGCCAGCTCGGCGAGCAGGCAGGGGTGAACATCCCGCTCCAGGCGGCCGAGCACTACTACCTCATCACCGAGGAGTTCGACTCGATCAACAAGTCGTTCCCCGTGCTCGAGGACCCGGCCAACTACACCTACCTGCGCGAGGAGGGCGGCGGCCTGATGGTCGGCCTCTTCGAGGCCGTCTGCGCGCCCTGGAACGTGGCCCGGGTGCCGGACTCGTTCTCCTTCGGCGAGATCCCGCCCGACTGGGAGCGCATGTCGCCCTACCTCGAGGCCGCGATGAGCCGCGTGCCGATCTCCTCCGAGGTCGGCGTCCGCAAGTTCTTCTGCGGCCCCGAGAGCTTCACCGCGGACCTCCAGCCCGTGGTGGGCGAGGCGCCGGAGCTGCGCAACTACTTCGTCGCGGCAGGGCTCAACTCCATCGGCATCCTCACCGGCGGCGGCATGGGCCGGGCGTTGGCGCACTGGATCACCACGGGCCATCCCGACGTCGACGTGACCGGCTTCAACATCGACCGCCTGCACACCTACCAGCGCAACCCCGAGTACCGCGCCACGCGCACCGTGGAGAGCCTCGGGCGCGTGTACGCGTGCCACTACCCGGACCACTCGATGCAGACAGCCCGCGGGGCCAAGCTGTCGCCGCTGCACCACCGGCTCGAGGCCCGCGGCGCGTACTT
Encoded here:
- a CDS encoding cold-shock protein, with the translated sequence MAQGTVKWFNAEKGFGFISPDGSDTDVFVHFSAIQGTGYRSLEENQRVEFEIGQGQKGPQAENVRAL
- a CDS encoding DUF3467 domain-containing protein: MTDAPHPVGRAHQIELPPEHVVGVPADYASVWHTTESLVIDFLAARGPAAMAEHEGEPVLVQDLVVSARVRMPPTHVIELMKALERQLSLWETETGRRPPVDPDLPDL
- a CDS encoding FAD-dependent oxidoreductase → MAAPSLPSRARVVVIGGGVIGTSVAYHLAEMGWTDVVLLERDRLTSGTTWHAAGLMVTFGSTSETSTEFRKYTRDLYSRLEAETGQSTGFMPVGFIELATDAGRLEEYRRVSAFNRYCGVDVHEISPREVLDLFPLARVDDVLAGFYVAEDGRANPVDVTMALAKGARMKGATIVEGVSVTGVTTHRGAVTGVTTTAGDIEAEYVVNCAGMWARQLGEQAGVNIPLQAAEHYYLITEEFDSINKSFPVLEDPANYTYLREEGGGLMVGLFEAVCAPWNVARVPDSFSFGEIPPDWERMSPYLEAAMSRVPISSEVGVRKFFCGPESFTADLQPVVGEAPELRNYFVAAGLNSIGILTGGGMGRALAHWITTGHPDVDVTGFNIDRLHTYQRNPEYRATRTVESLGRVYACHYPDHSMQTARGAKLSPLHHRLEARGAYFRDVSGWENPGWYSEDGTPPQRGELTWGRPDWFDRWAAEHHAARTGVVLMDMSFMSKFLVQGRDAGARLNWVSANDVDGPCGVITYTQWLNELGRLEADLTVTKLADDRFWVVASDTAHRHVETHLRRAFEGHHAFVTDVTGAYAQINVQGPRSRELLQSLTSADLSDEAFPFRTAREIDLGFARVLCIRITYVGELGYELYVPAEQAVHVYDRIVAAGPAYGLVHAGTKALASLRLEKGYRDYGHDIDNTDSVLEAGLGFAVALDKPGGFRGRDAVLALKEAGPLRRRLVSVLVGDPEPMLVHAEVVRRDGVPVGYVRAGSYGHTLGGAVGLAMVESDGAADAAWVSSGTWTVEIADRQWPCTVSLRPLYDPANERVRG